In Candidatus Liberimonas magnetica, one DNA window encodes the following:
- a CDS encoding GDP-L-fucose synthase produces MSDFLNKKRITVTGGAGFLGSHLVKKLKEKGCKSIFIPKIEDYDFVKMEDVKRMYNDSKPDIVIHLAAVVGGIGANRENPGKYFYDNLMMGAQLMEIAMQAGIEKFVALGTICCYPKFTPVPFKEEDLWSGYPEETNAPYGLAKKMLLVQSQAYRQQYGFNSIFLMPVNLYGPGDNFNPDTSHVIPSLIKKCFDAIKNNDTEIIIWGTGKATREFLYVEDASEGIILATEKYNKSDPVNLGAGFEISIKDLAMLIVKLTSFKGKIKWDVTKPDGQPRRCLDVSLAEKEFNFKAKTKFEEGLRKTIDWYRNSH; encoded by the coding sequence ATGTCAGATTTCTTGAATAAGAAAAGAATAACAGTAACAGGCGGGGCAGGTTTCTTAGGTTCACACTTAGTTAAGAAACTAAAAGAAAAAGGCTGTAAAAGTATATTTATTCCTAAAATAGAAGATTATGACTTTGTAAAAATGGAAGATGTTAAAAGAATGTATAATGACTCAAAGCCTGATATCGTTATTCATTTAGCCGCTGTTGTAGGCGGGATAGGCGCTAACCGTGAGAACCCGGGTAAATATTTTTACGATAACCTTATGATGGGTGCACAACTTATGGAAATAGCCATGCAAGCCGGAATAGAGAAATTTGTTGCACTTGGGACTATTTGTTGTTATCCTAAATTCACTCCTGTACCATTCAAGGAAGAAGATTTATGGAGCGGCTATCCTGAAGAGACAAATGCACCTTATGGCCTTGCAAAGAAGATGCTTTTGGTGCAATCCCAGGCTTATAGGCAGCAATACGGGTTTAATTCCATATTCCTTATGCCGGTAAACCTTTACGGTCCTGGAGATAATTTTAACCCGGACACTTCACATGTAATACCGTCTTTGATCAAGAAATGTTTTGATGCAATCAAAAATAATGATACGGAAATAATAATTTGGGGAACAGGAAAGGCGACGAGAGAGTTTTTGTATGTAGAGGATGCATCCGAGGGTATTATTCTTGCAACCGAAAAATACAATAAGTCAGACCCCGTAAATCTCGGAGCAGGATTTGAGATATCAATAAAGGACTTGGCTATGTTAATCGTAAAACTGACCAGTTTCAAAGGTAAAATTAAATGGGATGTCACGAAACCCGATGGACAGCCACGCCGTTGTTTAGATGTTTCGTTGGCTGAAAAAGAATTTAATTTCAAAGCTAAAACCAAATTTGAAGAAGGACTTAGAAAAACCATTGATTGGTATAGGAATAGTCATTAA
- a CDS encoding SDR family oxidoreductase, with translation MRILITGGAGFIGSHLSEYLLDKGHKVIVMDNLITGDIKNIQHLFGNNKFSFVKQNVVDFMHVSGKLDAVLHFASPASPIDYLQHPIPTLKVGALGTHKALGLAKEKKAIFMIASTSEVYGDPLINPQPESYWGNVNPIGPRGVYDEAKRFAEAMTMAYHNYHKMPVRIVRIFNTYGPRMRRHDGRAVPEFINQAINNKPVTVFGKGTQTRSFCYVSDLVDGLYRLLISKNTGPINIGNPNEITLNTLAKTIIKLSHSKSKIVYKTLPIDDPKVRRPDISLAKKTLGWTPKVPLEEGLIKTIHWFKTGKIA, from the coding sequence ATGAGAATTTTAATTACAGGCGGGGCGGGGTTTATTGGTTCACATTTAAGCGAATATTTACTGGATAAAGGCCATAAAGTAATAGTTATGGATAACCTAATAACAGGGGATATTAAGAATATTCAGCATCTTTTTGGAAATAATAAATTCTCTTTTGTTAAGCAAAATGTGGTTGATTTTATGCATGTTTCAGGAAAACTTGATGCAGTGCTTCATTTTGCCTCGCCTGCCAGCCCTATTGATTACCTGCAACACCCGATACCAACTTTAAAGGTTGGAGCTCTTGGGACTCATAAGGCTCTCGGTCTTGCTAAAGAAAAAAAGGCGATATTTATGATAGCTTCAACAAGCGAGGTTTATGGCGACCCGCTAATTAACCCGCAGCCCGAAAGTTATTGGGGGAATGTTAATCCTATTGGCCCAAGGGGTGTATATGATGAAGCAAAAAGGTTTGCTGAAGCCATGACTATGGCATATCACAATTACCATAAGATGCCTGTACGTATAGTAAGGATATTTAACACCTATGGACCAAGGATGAGAAGGCATGATGGAAGGGCTGTCCCTGAGTTTATAAACCAAGCCATTAACAATAAACCTGTCACTGTTTTTGGCAAAGGCACGCAGACAAGGTCATTTTGTTATGTTTCAGACCTTGTTGATGGGCTTTACAGGTTATTAATATCAAAGAATACAGGCCCCATAAATATAGGCAATCCAAACGAAATTACACTTAATACTTTAGCAAAGACAATAATAAAGCTTTCTCATAGCAAATCAAAGATTGTATATAAAACTCTACCAATTGATGACCCCAAAGTCAGGCGGCCTGATATATCCCTGGCTAAAAAAACACTTGGCTGGACTCCCAAAGTACCTCTTGAAGAAGGCCTTATCAAGACAATCCATTGGTTTAAGACCGGTAAGATAGCATAA
- the rfbD gene encoding dTDP-4-dehydrorhamnose reductase, whose protein sequence is MKVLIVGINGMLGKELTNVLAKKHEVIGIDSNPAASIPGIDIQKADICDQKSIYEKITKINPDIVILTAALTDVDLCETEQDLAYKVNALGPRNVALACQRFDTQMLYISTDYVFPGDNKKDKEGYKEFDKTGPVSYYGKSKLYGEWFVKNLLNKFYIVRTAWLFGKDRMNFIDGNAQALQKGQKIRSCTDMIGCPTNVLDLSIAIEQLIESGLYGIYHVTNSGFASRYEISVKIADIIGSQKSLIEKVIQKDLKLKALRPEFCPLIGYNWKMSGFKPLRSWQDSVEDYLRKYLNSSNPN, encoded by the coding sequence GTGAAAGTATTAATTGTCGGAATTAACGGGATGCTGGGAAAAGAATTAACTAATGTTTTGGCAAAAAAACATGAAGTTATAGGTATTGACTCTAACCCTGCTGCTTCCATACCCGGTATAGATATACAAAAAGCGGATATATGTGACCAGAAATCGATTTATGAAAAAATAACAAAAATTAATCCTGATATAGTTATCCTTACCGCCGCATTAACCGATGTTGACTTGTGTGAAACAGAGCAAGACCTGGCTTATAAAGTAAATGCTCTGGGCCCAAGGAATGTTGCCCTTGCCTGCCAGAGATTTGATACCCAGATGCTTTATATATCCACGGATTATGTTTTTCCGGGAGATAATAAAAAAGATAAAGAAGGGTATAAGGAATTTGATAAGACAGGCCCTGTCAGCTATTACGGGAAATCAAAGCTCTACGGCGAATGGTTCGTAAAAAATCTTTTAAACAAGTTTTATATAGTCCGTACAGCTTGGCTATTTGGCAAAGACAGGATGAATTTTATTGATGGTAATGCCCAGGCGCTTCAAAAAGGCCAAAAGATAAGGTCCTGCACTGACATGATAGGCTGCCCTACAAACGTATTGGATCTTTCAATAGCTATAGAACAATTGATTGAGAGCGGGCTTTACGGCATATATCACGTGACCAACTCAGGGTTTGCCAGCCGTTATGAAATATCAGTAAAAATAGCTGATATTATAGGTTCTCAGAAATCATTGATTGAAAAGGTCATACAAAAGGACTTGAAGTTAAAAGCTTTAAGGCCTGAGTTTTGTCCGCTTATAGGTTACAACTGGAAAATGTCCGGATTTAAACCTCTAAGAAGCTGGCAAGACTCCGTAGAAGATTATTTAAGAAAATATTTGAATAGTAGCAATCCAAATTAG
- a CDS encoding SLBB domain-containing protein: MKRNLILFAAILTCFAAAVFSQNEPDNSQNSFIRMNSDLSRIGYSDFKNLVVATVKTEIYRMDDDFKLGVGDSVVINLSGKLQETDKAMIDKDGKIVIPSIGEIYLLGLNIKESKNLIQKEINKKYANVEVSFNIVGVQPIRVTVLGQVEKPGVYVLSPFSKIVEALSNAGGPNSKGSLINIKLIRKGKEVITLDICSYLFEAKESKNILLKDEDVVFVGPYTDLIAVRGDVVMPGIYEFYDNEKISNIIKRAGGLCKRNTTRKISLFRSNDSMGTEPKSKEILVKDIKELGAADELDLRNEDSIIVTTESNRLSYTENKYRIARVIGEIQNPGEYLLEKNEKLSSVIKRAGGLKPEAFVEGTIFMRQSQAKKEDKVVKNHIEMIQNDILKNHDKITNSLLSDNEKRRIEKAINEQSKALDILKMKQPTGRIVISLENIINGKEDMVLENDDSIIIPNNPECVNIVGEVFNQNAIRYSSNNDVKYYLDSAGGITPFGDEKNIFIIKANGMSESVKNGNVTVSSGDSIIVPKKYELNSENLNK; the protein is encoded by the coding sequence ATGAAAAGAAATTTAATATTGTTTGCTGCCATTTTAACCTGTTTTGCGGCCGCTGTCTTTAGCCAGAATGAACCTGATAATTCGCAAAATAGTTTTATTAGGATGAATTCAGACCTGAGTAGGATAGGTTACAGTGATTTTAAAAACCTTGTAGTTGCGACAGTTAAAACAGAGATTTACCGTATGGATGATGATTTTAAGCTCGGGGTTGGAGATTCTGTTGTAATAAACCTGTCAGGAAAGTTACAGGAAACAGACAAAGCAATGATCGATAAAGACGGTAAGATCGTTATACCTTCTATTGGTGAGATCTATTTATTGGGATTAAACATAAAAGAATCTAAAAACTTGATCCAAAAAGAGATCAACAAAAAATATGCAAATGTGGAAGTCAGCTTTAATATAGTAGGAGTACAGCCTATCAGGGTTACGGTTTTAGGCCAGGTTGAAAAACCCGGTGTGTATGTGCTCAGCCCGTTTTCCAAGATAGTAGAAGCTCTTTCCAATGCCGGAGGCCCTAACAGTAAGGGGTCGTTGATAAACATAAAACTTATCAGAAAAGGCAAGGAAGTTATAACGCTTGATATTTGCAGTTATCTTTTTGAAGCCAAAGAAAGCAAGAATATACTGCTTAAGGATGAAGATGTAGTGTTCGTCGGGCCCTATACCGATCTTATTGCTGTCAGAGGAGACGTGGTAATGCCTGGGATATATGAATTTTATGACAATGAAAAAATATCGAACATTATTAAAAGGGCAGGAGGTTTGTGCAAACGAAATACAACAAGGAAGATATCGCTTTTTAGATCGAATGATAGCATGGGAACTGAACCAAAGTCAAAAGAGATATTAGTTAAAGATATTAAAGAGCTGGGGGCCGCTGATGAATTAGATTTGAGAAATGAAGATTCGATTATAGTAACTACAGAATCCAACAGGTTGTCATACACTGAAAATAAATACAGAATTGCCAGGGTCATTGGCGAGATTCAAAATCCGGGCGAATACCTGCTTGAAAAGAACGAGAAACTGAGTTCGGTAATAAAAAGGGCAGGTGGCTTGAAACCTGAAGCTTTTGTAGAAGGCACTATTTTTATGCGCCAGTCCCAGGCTAAGAAAGAAGATAAAGTTGTCAAGAATCATATTGAAATGATACAAAATGATATCTTGAAGAATCATGATAAGATCACAAACTCTTTACTGTCGGATAATGAAAAAAGAAGAATTGAAAAAGCGATAAACGAACAAAGCAAGGCATTAGATATCTTAAAGATGAAGCAACCAACAGGAAGAATTGTTATAAGCCTTGAAAATATAATAAATGGGAAAGAAGATATGGTGCTTGAAAATGACGATTCTATTATAATTCCAAATAACCCTGAATGTGTAAATATTGTCGGGGAAGTATTTAATCAAAACGCAATAAGATATTCCTCCAATAATGATGTGAAATACTATTTGGACAGCGCCGGCGGGATTACTCCTTTCGGAGATGAAAAGAATATTTTTATCATTAAAGCAAACGGAATGTCTGAGTCGGTAAAAAATGGGAATGTTACAGTTTCAAGCGGGGATTCTATTATTGTTCCGAAAAAATATGAACTGAATTCCGAAAATTTAAATAAATAA
- a CDS encoding UDP-glucose/GDP-mannose dehydrogenase family protein — MRKICVIGTGYVGLVTGTCLSELGNKVICIDNDTKKIAALKKFKMPIFEEGLLDLVKKNVKNKRLSFSSDIDDGIKSSEVIFIAVGTPPREDGSADLSYVEAVAREIAVNMNSYKLIIDKSTVPVETGNQVELTIQRNLKKDIPFDVASNPEFLREGSAVYDTFNPDRIVIGVKSKRAETILREIYSPIKAPVLVTDIKSAEIIKHASNSFLATKISFINAVANICERAGADITKVAEGMGYDKRIGRAFLNAGIGFGGFCFPKDLEAFSWISRKLGYDFNLLKEVMKINDGQRKLLVKKIEDALWVLKSKVIGVLGLSFKADTDDMRFAPSIDIIKMLQEQGANIKAYDPQSMDKAKEILKDVKYEKTPYAIAKGSDCLVILTEWKEFKNMDLAKIKKLLKHPIIIDGRNIFDPDKMKKLGFVYVGIGIKE, encoded by the coding sequence ATGCGTAAAATATGCGTTATCGGTACAGGTTATGTGGGTTTAGTTACTGGAACATGCCTTTCTGAATTGGGCAATAAAGTTATCTGCATAGATAATGATACAAAGAAAATAGCTGCTCTAAAAAAGTTCAAGATGCCTATTTTTGAAGAAGGACTGCTTGATCTTGTTAAAAAGAATGTTAAAAACAAAAGATTGTCTTTCAGCTCGGATATAGATGATGGTATAAAAAGTTCAGAAGTTATATTTATTGCAGTCGGCACACCGCCCAGGGAAGACGGCTCGGCCGACCTTTCGTATGTCGAAGCAGTAGCCAGGGAAATAGCTGTAAATATGAACAGCTATAAACTGATAATTGATAAATCGACCGTGCCTGTTGAAACGGGGAATCAGGTTGAGCTGACCATACAAAGGAATTTGAAGAAGGATATCCCGTTCGACGTGGCATCTAACCCCGAATTTCTGCGCGAAGGTTCCGCTGTTTATGACACTTTTAACCCGGACAGAATAGTTATAGGAGTCAAGTCAAAGCGCGCTGAAACCATTTTAAGAGAGATATATTCTCCCATAAAAGCGCCGGTCCTGGTTACAGATATAAAAAGCGCAGAAATAATAAAACACGCTTCAAATTCATTCTTGGCTACAAAGATATCTTTTATCAATGCTGTAGCTAACATATGCGAAAGGGCCGGGGCGGATATTACGAAAGTAGCAGAAGGCATGGGTTATGATAAAAGGATAGGAAGGGCATTCTTAAATGCGGGCATTGGATTTGGCGGTTTTTGTTTCCCGAAAGACCTGGAAGCTTTTTCCTGGATATCCAGGAAACTGGGTTATGATTTTAATCTGTTAAAAGAAGTAATGAAAATAAATGACGGACAGAGAAAACTTCTGGTAAAGAAGATTGAAGATGCATTATGGGTATTAAAAAGTAAGGTTATCGGAGTTTTAGGGCTTTCTTTTAAGGCAGATACCGACGATATGAGGTTTGCACCTTCGATCGACATAATAAAAATGCTTCAGGAACAAGGTGCAAACATCAAGGCTTATGACCCCCAGTCAATGGATAAAGCAAAAGAAATATTAAAAGACGTTAAATACGAGAAAACCCCCTATGCCATAGCCAAGGGTTCGGATTGCCTGGTTATCCTTACGGAATGGAAAGAATTCAAGAACATGGATTTAGCTAAGATAAAGAAACTTTTAAAACATCCTATAATAATTGACGGCAGGAACATATTTGACCCTGATAAGATGAAAAAACTGGGTTTTGTCTATGTGGGAATAGGTATAAAGGAATAG
- a CDS encoding glucose-1-phosphate thymidylyltransferase yields the protein MKALVLSGGKGTRLRPITHTSAKQLVPVANKPILFYGLEAISASGIKEVGIIVGDTKDEIREAVKDGSKWGIKVTYIEQEAPLGLAHAVKIARPFIGDEDFIMYLGDNLIKEGVPALVEEFKSKKPNAQILLTKVPHPENFGVAELKNGKVVRLEEKPKKPKSDLALVGVYIFDKNIFEAVNNIKPSARNELEITDAIQYLIDKKYVVTPHIVKGWWKDTGKLDDMLEANRLILESQKADTAGSVDTQSQIEGNVVIAKTAKIVKSTIRGPVIIGENTKIINSYIGPFTSIYNNVNIENSEIEHSIILEGTKITDVKRLEDSLIGQNVEICKTCKKPDAYRIMVGDSSKVEVI from the coding sequence ATGAAGGCACTGGTTTTATCAGGCGGGAAAGGTACGAGGCTTCGTCCGATCACTCACACTTCAGCAAAACAGCTTGTTCCGGTTGCTAACAAACCAATTTTGTTTTACGGCCTTGAAGCTATAAGCGCAAGCGGAATAAAAGAAGTAGGCATAATAGTCGGCGATACAAAAGATGAGATCAGGGAAGCCGTAAAAGACGGTTCTAAATGGGGCATAAAAGTAACCTATATTGAACAGGAAGCACCTCTTGGGCTTGCTCATGCGGTAAAAATCGCCCGGCCTTTCATAGGCGATGAAGATTTTATAATGTATCTGGGCGATAACCTTATTAAGGAAGGCGTGCCTGCACTTGTTGAAGAGTTCAAATCAAAAAAGCCCAATGCGCAGATACTCCTTACGAAAGTCCCTCACCCGGAAAATTTCGGAGTAGCTGAGCTGAAGAACGGTAAAGTTGTCAGGCTTGAAGAAAAGCCCAAAAAACCAAAAAGCGACCTTGCCCTGGTGGGAGTTTATATATTTGACAAAAATATATTTGAGGCGGTAAATAATATAAAGCCTTCGGCCAGAAATGAACTTGAAATAACCGATGCCATACAGTATCTTATAGATAAAAAATACGTAGTTACGCCCCATATAGTCAAAGGCTGGTGGAAAGATACGGGTAAATTAGATGACATGCTTGAAGCTAACAGGTTGATACTTGAATCCCAGAAAGCCGATACCGCAGGCTCAGTTGATACGCAATCTCAGATCGAAGGCAATGTTGTCATAGCCAAGACCGCCAAAATAGTTAAAAGCACAATAAGGGGTCCTGTTATAATCGGAGAGAACACGAAGATAATTAATTCGTACATCGGGCCGTTTACTTCGATCTATAATAATGTAAATATAGAAAACAGCGAGATAGAACATTCAATCATCCTTGAAGGAACAAAGATAACCGATGTAAAACGTCTTGAGGATTCGCTGATTGGCCAGAACGTGGAAATATGCAAAACCTGCAAAAAGCCAGATGCATACCGGATAATGGTAGGCGATTCGTCTAAAGTTGAAGTGATATAA
- a CDS encoding SDR family oxidoreductase produces the protein MKFLVTGGAGFIGSNIVGELVRRRYKVRVLDNFLTGKIENIKPFLNKIELVKGDIRNDKDLIKALKGIDYVLHQAALRSVPRSVDDPLSTNNVNITGTLKLLMTAREMKVKRVVYASSSSLYGDNKTPQVESMVPSPLSPYAVSKLAAEHYCSIYAKTFGLETVSLRYFNVFGPNQDPNSKYAAVIPIFIRCALNDREAEVHGDGKQSRDFSYIDNVVSANILAALTPGISGEYFNIACHASNSLLDIIRIIENLTKKKMKVKHTTPRKGDVRKTWADISKAKKLMKYKPLVSFEEGMVKTFNWIKEHN, from the coding sequence ATGAAGTTTCTTGTAACAGGCGGGGCAGGTTTCATCGGCTCTAATATCGTAGGAGAACTTGTCAGGAGAAGATATAAGGTAAGGGTACTGGATAACTTCTTGACGGGAAAAATTGAAAATATAAAACCTTTCTTGAACAAAATAGAGCTTGTGAAGGGCGACATAAGAAACGACAAGGATCTAATAAAAGCGCTTAAAGGTATTGACTATGTTTTGCATCAGGCGGCTCTTCGCTCTGTCCCCAGGTCGGTGGATGACCCATTAAGCACAAATAACGTAAATATCACCGGCACCTTAAAACTTTTAATGACCGCAAGAGAAATGAAGGTTAAACGGGTGGTTTACGCGTCTTCTTCATCTCTTTACGGAGATAATAAAACTCCTCAGGTGGAAAGCATGGTCCCGTCACCGCTTTCACCGTACGCAGTTTCAAAGCTAGCAGCCGAGCATTACTGCAGTATATATGCTAAGACTTTCGGGCTTGAAACGGTTTCTTTAAGGTATTTTAACGTATTCGGCCCAAACCAGGACCCAAATTCGAAATATGCAGCTGTTATACCTATCTTTATACGCTGTGCGCTTAATGACCGGGAAGCCGAGGTGCATGGCGACGGTAAACAATCAAGGGATTTTTCTTATATCGACAATGTAGTAAGTGCAAATATCCTAGCCGCTTTAACTCCTGGGATCTCCGGTGAGTATTTTAATATCGCATGCCATGCCAGCAATTCTTTACTGGATATAATAAGGATAATTGAAAATTTAACCAAAAAGAAAATGAAAGTCAAACATACTACTCCCAGAAAAGGAGATGTAAGAAAAACGTGGGCTGATATCTCTAAAGCCAAAAAATTAATGAAATATAAACCTCTGGTGAGTTTTGAAGAGGGTATGGTTAAAACCTTTAATTGGATAAAGGAACACAATTAG
- a CDS encoding class I SAM-dependent methyltransferase, giving the protein MMKFLRLPECDEINDLDSPDATIIHSKIIKKKVFLKNLYIDFYRQIENSVTYNTDKIIVEIGSGGGFIKEIMPNIVTSDVMELPGIDKVFSAVKMPFKENSIDAFVMINVLHHISDPKSFFQEASRCLKNKGKILMIEPANTLMARFIYKYFHHEHFDVKSGWGFEETGPLSNANGAIPWIIFDRDRKQFDQDFPDLKIVKKYNHTPFRYLLSGGFSIVQLVPSFTYPLIKLIEYVLNPFNDLLGMFQTIEIEKV; this is encoded by the coding sequence ATGATGAAATTCCTTAGATTACCGGAATGTGACGAAATAAATGATCTGGACAGTCCTGACGCCACGATCATCCATTCAAAGATCATCAAAAAGAAGGTGTTTTTAAAGAATCTTTATATTGATTTTTATAGACAAATTGAAAATTCAGTCACTTATAACACTGACAAAATTATTGTAGAGATCGGAAGCGGCGGTGGGTTTATTAAAGAGATAATGCCGAATATTGTAACTTCTGACGTAATGGAACTTCCAGGGATCGATAAAGTATTTTCCGCAGTAAAAATGCCTTTTAAAGAAAATAGTATTGATGCTTTTGTTATGATAAACGTTCTTCATCATATCAGTGATCCAAAAAGTTTTTTTCAGGAAGCGAGCCGGTGTTTAAAAAATAAAGGTAAGATCCTAATGATAGAACCTGCAAATACTTTAATGGCACGCTTTATTTATAAATATTTTCATCATGAACACTTCGATGTAAAGTCTGGGTGGGGTTTTGAAGAAACCGGGCCGTTATCTAATGCTAACGGTGCGATACCCTGGATAATCTTTGACAGGGACAGGAAACAATTTGACCAGGATTTTCCTGATCTTAAAATAGTAAAAAAATATAATCATACGCCTTTTCGTTATTTACTGAGCGGCGGGTTTAGTATAGTTCAGCTTGTCCCTTCGTTTACTTATCCGTTAATAAAGCTAATAGAATACGTACTTAATCCTTTTAATGATCTGCTTGGCATGTTTCAAACAATTGAGATAGAAAAAGTGTAA
- the rfbB gene encoding dTDP-glucose 4,6-dehydratase: MKLLVTGGAGFIGSNFIRHILNKYKNYSIINLDKLTYAGNLDNLKDLEKNGRHKFIKGDICDVKTIDKLIPSVDVVINFAAETHVDRSIHEPGSFIKTDVFGTYVLLEVVKKYKIKRYIQISTDEVYGSISRGSFNENSQIKPNSPYSASKASADMLVRSYFITYKLPVIITRSSNNFGPYQYPEKVIPLFVTNAIENKPLPLYGDGKNVRDWLYVLDNCKAIDKVLHKGKDGGIYNIGGGNEINNLMLTGMILNILKKPKSLIKKVTDRPGHDRRYSLSCIKIKKELNWKPEANFRDAMEDTVNWYVNNIDWWKKVKNKSFEKYYKKQYTLTLTPST, translated from the coding sequence ATGAAATTATTGGTGACTGGTGGCGCTGGGTTTATTGGTTCAAATTTTATAAGGCACATTCTTAACAAATACAAGAATTATTCCATTATAAACCTTGATAAACTTACCTATGCTGGAAACCTTGACAATCTAAAAGACCTTGAAAAAAATGGGCGCCATAAGTTCATAAAAGGCGACATCTGTGATGTTAAGACGATAGATAAACTTATCCCCAGTGTTGATGTTGTGATAAATTTTGCCGCAGAAACACATGTCGATCGTTCCATTCACGAGCCGGGTTCTTTTATAAAGACGGACGTTTTCGGAACCTATGTGCTTCTTGAAGTAGTAAAGAAATATAAAATAAAAAGGTATATCCAGATAAGCACGGATGAGGTTTACGGAAGCATTTCCCGCGGGTCTTTCAATGAAAATAGCCAGATAAAACCTAACAGCCCCTATTCTGCTTCAAAAGCAAGCGCAGACATGCTGGTGCGCTCATATTTTATTACGTATAAACTGCCCGTTATAATTACCAGGTCATCAAACAATTTCGGGCCCTACCAGTACCCTGAAAAGGTAATCCCTTTGTTCGTAACAAATGCCATAGAGAACAAACCGCTTCCTTTATACGGTGACGGAAAAAATGTCCGTGATTGGCTCTACGTTTTGGATAATTGTAAAGCGATAGATAAAGTTCTTCATAAAGGTAAAGACGGCGGAATTTATAATATCGGCGGAGGAAATGAGATAAACAATTTGATGCTTACGGGTATGATACTTAATATACTGAAAAAGCCGAAAAGCCTGATAAAAAAAGTTACGGACAGGCCGGGTCATGATAGGCGTTATTCTTTAAGCTGCATAAAAATAAAAAAGGAATTGAATTGGAAGCCTGAAGCGAATTTCAGGGATGCCATGGAAGATACGGTTAACTGGTATGTTAATAATATAGACTGGTGGAAAAAGGTAAAAAACAAAAGTTTTGAAAAATACTATAAGAAACAGTATACCTTAACCCTTACCCCTTCTACCTGA
- the gmd gene encoding GDP-mannose 4,6-dehydratase, whose product MKKAIITGIRGQDGAYLAKLLLDKGYEVYGVDRRSGDSGRVRLREIGVDKLIKHIYMDLLELTNIMTVIRDVKPDEVYNLAAQSFVKASFDQPLLTADIDAMGVLRLLEALRYYKPDAKFYQASTSEMFGLVQAVPQNEKTPFYPRSPYSVSKLFAHWMTVNYRESYNMFACSGILFNHESPFRGLEFITKKITDSVARIKFGLQDKIIVGDISSKRDWGYAKEYVEAMWLMLQQDKPDDYVIATNETHSVKEFIDVAFKHIGIELKWEGEGVNEEARDKKSGKEYVSISPEYYRPAEVSMLIGDYSKAKKKLGWEPKTKFVELVKIMMDYDLRKIEKELKEGLK is encoded by the coding sequence ATGAAAAAGGCTATTATTACAGGTATTCGCGGGCAGGATGGAGCTTATTTGGCAAAATTACTGCTGGATAAAGGGTATGAAGTTTACGGAGTGGACAGGAGAAGCGGGGATTCTGGCAGGGTGCGGTTGCGGGAAATTGGAGTTGACAAACTTATCAAGCATATATATATGGACCTGCTCGAATTAACAAATATCATGACTGTTATCAGGGATGTAAAACCGGATGAAGTATATAACCTCGCAGCCCAGAGTTTTGTGAAAGCATCTTTCGACCAGCCGCTTTTAACAGCAGATATCGACGCTATGGGTGTCCTAAGACTCCTTGAAGCTTTAAGGTATTATAAACCTGATGCAAAGTTTTACCAGGCTTCTACAAGCGAGATGTTCGGCCTTGTACAGGCAGTCCCTCAAAATGAAAAAACGCCTTTTTACCCGAGAAGCCCGTACAGCGTATCAAAGCTTTTTGCCCACTGGATGACTGTGAATTACAGGGAATCATACAATATGTTTGCTTGTTCAGGGATACTTTTTAATCACGAATCGCCTTTCAGGGGGTTGGAGTTTATAACAAAAAAAATAACAGACTCGGTTGCAAGAATAAAATTCGGACTGCAGGATAAAATAATAGTAGGAGATATAAGTTCAAAACGGGATTGGGGTTATGCAAAAGAATATGTTGAGGCCATGTGGCTTATGCTCCAGCAGGATAAACCTGACGATTATGTGATTGCAACTAATGAAACTCATTCGGTAAAAGAATTCATAGATGTTGCGTTCAAACACATCGGTATAGAACTTAAATGGGAAGGAGAAGGAGTAAACGAAGAAGCAAGAGACAAAAAAAGCGGCAAGGAATATGTGAGCATATCTCCTGAATATTACAGGCCGGCTGAAGTAAGCATGTTGATAGGCGATTATTCTAAGGCCAAGAAAAAGCTTGGGTGGGAGCCAAAGACAAAGTTCGTGGAACTCGTTAAAATTATGATGGATTATGATCTAAGAAAGATAGAAAAAGAACTAAAAGAGGGGCTGAAATGA